Proteins encoded by one window of Salvia splendens isolate huo1 chromosome 5, SspV2, whole genome shotgun sequence:
- the LOC121805656 gene encoding phenylacetaldehyde reductase-like isoform X2, translated as MAKSVKVCVTGGAGYLASFLIKTLLERGYTVHATLKSLGDATKVELLKGLAHAETRLKLFEADIYNPTDFEDAIQGCSFVFHLAMPMLHYSHSSKYKNTSEAGVGAVKIIAESCIRSNTVKRLIYTASIMAASPLKVDASGYEDVVDETCWTPLNLSYQMYSDYISSKTQSEKEVARYNGRGIEVVSLACGLVGGETLQCFTSASMAVLIAQAMDDGTLYKGLRCVEDLLSKVPIAHIVDVIEAHIFAMENPDINGRFLVANAFLKSAEIAVLIQKLHPDITIPPKFVEDTKRETKWGSRKLQDLGFQYICDADKIIYDSIVCAKRLGNIV; from the exons ATGGCAAAGAGTGTGAAGGTGTGTGTGACCGGAGGTGCAGGCTACTTAGCCTCTTTTCTCATCAAGACTCTTCTTGAGAGAGGCTACACAGTTCATGCCACTCTCAAAAGTCTAG GCGATGCTACGAAAGTGGAGCTGCTAAAAGGACTTGCTCATGCTGAGACAAGATTGAAACTGTTTGAAGCTGATATATATAATCCAACTGATTTCGAAGATGCAATCCAAGGCTGCAGTTTTGTGTTTCACTTAGCCATGCCTATGTTGCACTATTCCCATAGTTCTAAG taCAAGAATACTAGTGAGGCGGGAGTGGGTGCGGTGAAGATCATAGCTGAGAGCTGCATTAGATCGAACACGGTGAAGCGGCTAATCTACACTGCTTCCATTATGGCGGCGTCACCTCTAAAAGTTGACGCCTCCGGCTATGAGGACGTCGTGGACGAGACTTGTTGGACTCCTCTCAATCTCTCCTACCAAATGTACTCT GACTATATAAGCTCGAAGACGCAGTCAGAGAAAGAGGTGGCGCGGTACAATGGGAGAGGGATAGAAGTGGTGAGCCTCGCCTGTGGGCTCGTTGGAGGCGAAACACTGCAGTGTTTCACCTCTGCTAGCATGGCTGTGCTGATTGCACAGGCCATGGATGATGGGACATTGTACAAAGGCTTGAGATGTGTGGAGGATTTGCTGTCCAAAGTGCCAATTGCACACATAGTGGATGTGATTGAAGCACACATTTTTGCAATGGAGAATCCAGACATCAATGGCAGATTTCTTGTTGCTAATGCTTTCCTGAAATCAGCTGAGATTGCAGTTCTCATTCAGAAACTTCATCCAGACATAACCATCCCACCAAA GTTTGTTGAGGATACAAAAAGGGAGACCAAATGGGGTTCAAGAAAGCTGCAAGATTTGGGATTCCAATACATATGTGATGCAGACAAGATCATATATGACAGCATTGTTTGTGCCAAGAGACTAGGCAACATTGtttga
- the LOC121805658 gene encoding probable WRKY transcription factor 53, with the protein MEKAGVPEKKSVITVLNEGKKLANELKRQLDPSTASTEACDVLLESILSSYENAMALLALIGNGVSPKIAVGKLSDPSISIEGSPRSEGSDHSSKKRKTMPRWNKHVRVCSGAGGEAQLDDGYNWRKYGQKDILGATHPRAYYRCTHRNTQGCLATKQVQRADEDPTVVEVIYRANHSCRQGKERKEQDSLTCSKQVMLVSNGPSLVKTENRDLIDSKEEEDLQSFSFPSTPIECENVEPQFFSEPNRFITTSYSPSFLSPATSESYFSPSPCLVDDFGIGHSFQSSESDFGEIISNPTPVTDFSLGDFDISIDVVDFDSHFLDALEFF; encoded by the exons ATGGAGAAGGCTGGAGTTCCGGAGAAGAAGAGTGTAATAACTGTGTTAAATGAGGGGAAGAAGCTGGCGAATGAGCTGAAGAGGCAGCTTGACCCCTCCACAGCTTCAACAGAGGCTTGCGATGTTTTGTTGGAGAGCATTCTCTCCTCGTACGAGAATGCAATGGCGCTTCTTGCTCTGATTGGAAACGGCGTTTCTCCAAAGATTGCTGTTGGGAAGCTATCTGATCCGTCGATTTCGATTGAGGGCTCTCCAAGAAGTGAAGGGTCTGATCACAGCTCCAAGAAAAG GAAGACTATGCCTAGATGGAATAAGCACGTGCGTGTTTGTTCTGGGGCAGGGGGTGAAGCCCAGCTTGATGATGGCTATAATTGGAGGAAATATGGGCAGAAAGATATTTTGGGGGCTACTCATCCAAG GGCTTATTACAGATGCACGCATCGCAACACGCAAGGGTGCTTAGCAACGAAGCAAGTGCAACGAGCAGACGAGGATCCGACGGTCGTTGAGGTGATATACCGAGCGAACCACAGCTGCAGGCAGGGCAAGGAAAGGAAGGAACAGGATAGCCTAACGTGTTCCAAACAGGTGATGCTCGTTAGCAATGGGCCTAGCCTTGTTAAAACTGAGAACCGGGATCTAATTGATTCCAAAGAGGAGGAGGATCTTCAAAGCTTCTCCTTCCCTTCCACTCCAATTGAGTGTGAAAATGTGGAACCTCAGTTCTTCTCAGAGCCTAATAGGTTCATCACAACGAGCTACTCCCCCTCGTTCCTGTCCCCAGCCACCTCCGAATCCTACTTCTCGCCATCGCCATGCCTTGTGGATGATTTTGGCATTGGCCACAGCTTTCAGAGCTCGGAATCAGATTTCGGTGAGATCATCTCAAATCCAACACCAGTCACAGACTTCTCATTGGGTGATTTTGATATCTCCATTGATGTAGTGGATTTCGACTCTCACTTCCTAGACGCCCTCGAATTCTTTTGA
- the LOC121803419 gene encoding putative anthocyanidin reductase, with protein sequence MNKSVKVCVTGGAGYIASFLIKHLLERGYTVHATLRSLNDDSKVGLLKGLDHAETRLKSFEGDIYNPTDFAAAIDGCEFVFHIATPMQHHKGSQYKDTGEAAVAGVKIIAESCIKSKSVKKLIYTASVMAASPLKGAASGYKDAMDETCWSPLDLPYEMYFDYINSKTLTEKVVLSYNGLGIDVVSLACGLVGGETIQPFLSSSITVLIEQVMNDATLYKGLRELEDLDSKVPIAHSQDVIEAHIFAMENSDMNGRFLVASALLKSAEIASLIHKHFPNINIPPE encoded by the exons atgaataaGAGTGTGAAGGTGTGTGTGACTGGAGGTGCTGGCTACATTGCCTCTTTTCTCATCAAGCATCTTTTAGAGAGAGGCTACACTGTCCATGCCACTCTTCGAAGTTTAA ATGATGATTCGAAAGTGGGGCTACTAAAAGGCCTTGATCATGCAGAAACAAGATTGAAATCATTTGAAGGTGATATATATAATCCAACTGATTTTGCAGCTGCAATTGATGGCTGTGAGTTTGTGTTTCACATAGCTACGCCGATGCAACATCACAAAGGCAGCCAG TACAAGGATACTGGTGAGGCTGCAGTGGCTGGAGTGAAGATCATAGCTGAGAGCTGCATCAAATCGAAGTCGGTGAAGAAACTCATCTACACCGCTTCTGTTATGGCCGCGTCCCCCTTGAAGGGCGCCGCCTCAGGCTACAAAGATGCCATGGACGAGACTTGTTGGTCTCCTCTCGATCTCCCCTATGAAATGTACTTC gATTATATAAACTCGAAGACATTGACCGAGAAAGTTGTGTTGAGCTACAATGGTCTAGGAATCGATGTGGTGAGTCTCGCGTGTGGGCTCGTTGGAGGCGAAACGATCCAGCCTTTCCTCTCCTCGAGCATTACCGTGCTTATAGAACAAGTCATGAATGATGCAACATTGTACAAAGGTTTGAGAGAATTGGAAGATTTGGATTCCAAGGTTCCAATTGCACACTCACAAGATGTGATTGAAGCACACATTTTTGCAATGGAAAATTCAGACATGAATGGCAGATTCCTTGTTGCTAGTGCTCTCTTGAAATCAGCAGAAATTGCATCTCTCATTCACAAACATTTTCCAAACATCAATATCCCACCTGAGTAA
- the LOC121805656 gene encoding phenylacetaldehyde reductase-like isoform X1, with product MAKSVKVCVTGGAGYLASFLIKTLLERGYTVHATLKSLGIHILQKYYLHDLFINFFDWFKGDATKVELLKGLAHAETRLKLFEADIYNPTDFEDAIQGCSFVFHLAMPMLHYSHSSKYKNTSEAGVGAVKIIAESCIRSNTVKRLIYTASIMAASPLKVDASGYEDVVDETCWTPLNLSYQMYSDYISSKTQSEKEVARYNGRGIEVVSLACGLVGGETLQCFTSASMAVLIAQAMDDGTLYKGLRCVEDLLSKVPIAHIVDVIEAHIFAMENPDINGRFLVANAFLKSAEIAVLIQKLHPDITIPPKFVEDTKRETKWGSRKLQDLGFQYICDADKIIYDSIVCAKRLGNIV from the exons ATGGCAAAGAGTGTGAAGGTGTGTGTGACCGGAGGTGCAGGCTACTTAGCCTCTTTTCTCATCAAGACTCTTCTTGAGAGAGGCTACACAGTTCATGCCACTCTCAAAAGTCTAGGTATACATATACTTCAAAAGTATTATcttcatgatttatttattaattttttcgaTTGGTTTAAAGGCGATGCTACGAAAGTGGAGCTGCTAAAAGGACTTGCTCATGCTGAGACAAGATTGAAACTGTTTGAAGCTGATATATATAATCCAACTGATTTCGAAGATGCAATCCAAGGCTGCAGTTTTGTGTTTCACTTAGCCATGCCTATGTTGCACTATTCCCATAGTTCTAAG taCAAGAATACTAGTGAGGCGGGAGTGGGTGCGGTGAAGATCATAGCTGAGAGCTGCATTAGATCGAACACGGTGAAGCGGCTAATCTACACTGCTTCCATTATGGCGGCGTCACCTCTAAAAGTTGACGCCTCCGGCTATGAGGACGTCGTGGACGAGACTTGTTGGACTCCTCTCAATCTCTCCTACCAAATGTACTCT GACTATATAAGCTCGAAGACGCAGTCAGAGAAAGAGGTGGCGCGGTACAATGGGAGAGGGATAGAAGTGGTGAGCCTCGCCTGTGGGCTCGTTGGAGGCGAAACACTGCAGTGTTTCACCTCTGCTAGCATGGCTGTGCTGATTGCACAGGCCATGGATGATGGGACATTGTACAAAGGCTTGAGATGTGTGGAGGATTTGCTGTCCAAAGTGCCAATTGCACACATAGTGGATGTGATTGAAGCACACATTTTTGCAATGGAGAATCCAGACATCAATGGCAGATTTCTTGTTGCTAATGCTTTCCTGAAATCAGCTGAGATTGCAGTTCTCATTCAGAAACTTCATCCAGACATAACCATCCCACCAAA GTTTGTTGAGGATACAAAAAGGGAGACCAAATGGGGTTCAAGAAAGCTGCAAGATTTGGGATTCCAATACATATGTGATGCAGACAAGATCATATATGACAGCATTGTTTGTGCCAAGAGACTAGGCAACATTGtttga